A region from the Halosolutus gelatinilyticus genome encodes:
- a CDS encoding YihY/virulence factor BrkB family protein → MNVRRAITVARKVVALVREHNVTFMAGSIAHAAFLSILPLLLLLFIVAGAVGNEYLTEQIVAVSREHLSPAGKGLVYEALTHASKRAGASLIGIVSLLWGMLRIFRGVSTAFEELYGTERRSFAGRLLDGIVVFVAILIATVGAGFAATTMTAFEHPIVESLAPLSLFVGLSIAFFPMYYVFPNPDVTAREVLPGTIVAAAGWVLLEGVFSIYVELVDTVGTYETFGAIILLLVWLYGTAFVLLVGAAVNVVVGRHDTDERDGSSDVGADSTDTVRA, encoded by the coding sequence ATGAACGTGCGACGGGCCATCACCGTCGCCCGAAAGGTCGTCGCGCTCGTCCGCGAGCACAACGTGACGTTCATGGCGGGCAGCATCGCCCACGCCGCGTTCCTCTCGATCCTCCCGCTGTTGCTCCTGCTCTTCATCGTCGCCGGCGCCGTCGGCAACGAGTACCTCACCGAACAGATCGTGGCCGTGTCGCGCGAGCACCTCAGTCCCGCCGGGAAGGGCCTCGTGTACGAAGCCCTGACGCACGCCTCGAAGCGCGCCGGCGCGTCGCTCATCGGCATCGTCTCCCTGCTCTGGGGAATGCTGCGCATCTTCCGGGGCGTCAGCACCGCCTTCGAGGAACTGTACGGCACCGAACGGCGATCGTTCGCCGGACGACTGCTCGACGGGATCGTCGTCTTCGTCGCCATCCTGATCGCGACCGTCGGCGCCGGCTTCGCGGCGACCACGATGACCGCGTTCGAGCACCCGATCGTCGAGAGCCTGGCGCCGCTGTCGCTATTCGTCGGCCTCTCGATCGCCTTCTTCCCCATGTACTATGTCTTTCCCAATCCGGACGTGACGGCCCGCGAAGTGCTTCCGGGGACGATCGTCGCGGCCGCAGGCTGGGTGCTTCTCGAGGGCGTGTTCAGCATCTACGTGGAACTCGTGGACACCGTCGGCACCTACGAGACGTTCGGGGCCATCATCCTGTTGCTCGTCTGGCTCTACGGCACCGCCTTCGTCTTGCTGGTCGGCGCGGCGGTCAACGTCGTCGTCGGCAGGCACGACACCGACGAGCGGGACGGAAGCAGCGACGTCGGCGCCGACTCGACGGACACGGTACGCGCGTGA
- a CDS encoding DUF1028 domain-containing protein, with amino-acid sequence MTFSICATANGRHGAAIATKAIAVGSTAAFVCRRGAVCTQATTNTPIGVRATRRLEGGESVGDVVRSELDADPDATLRQVHGVDSSGAAVAVTGDDCGSWAGHLEGDGYTVAGNLLIDGGVLDAIAEAFEGSADRPLDERLLRALRAGENAGGDKRGAHAQSAALSVFHPEAPRLEHDLRVDEREDAVAELERLHEVASTTGADWAERYLAVDLQRHPE; translated from the coding sequence GTGACGTTCTCCATCTGCGCGACCGCGAACGGGCGACACGGCGCGGCCATCGCGACGAAGGCGATCGCGGTCGGCTCGACGGCCGCGTTCGTGTGCCGGCGCGGCGCGGTCTGTACGCAGGCCACGACGAACACGCCGATCGGCGTCCGGGCGACCCGCCGACTCGAGGGCGGCGAATCGGTCGGCGACGTCGTCCGATCGGAACTCGACGCGGACCCGGACGCGACCCTGAGACAGGTCCACGGCGTCGATTCGTCGGGAGCGGCCGTCGCGGTGACGGGCGACGACTGCGGTTCGTGGGCCGGCCACCTGGAGGGCGACGGCTACACCGTCGCGGGCAACCTGCTCATCGACGGCGGCGTCCTCGACGCGATCGCCGAGGCGTTCGAGGGGAGCGCCGATCGGCCGCTGGACGAACGGCTCCTCCGTGCGCTCCGCGCCGGCGAGAACGCGGGCGGCGACAAGCGCGGCGCCCATGCACAGAGCGCCGCACTCTCCGTGTTCCACCCGGAGGCACCCCGATTGGAACACGACTTGCGCGTCGACGAACGCGAGGACGCCGTCGCCGAACTCGAACGGCTCCACGAGGTCGCGAGTACGACGGGCGCTGACTGGGCAGAGCGGTACCTCGCGGTCGACCTGCAACGGCACCCCGAATAG
- the mutS gene encoding DNA mismatch repair protein MutS, translated as MTEATGIVGEFLSLKEETDADVLAMQCGDFYEFFADDAELVADELDLKVSQKSSHGSSYPMAGVPIDDLTPYLKALVERGYRVAVADQYETDDGHAREIVRVVTPGTLLETSDADAQYLAAIVDGSELDSNGRGSGRGGSGRGRSTADATYGLAFADITTGRFLVAEAEDVDAALTELYRFDPVEVLPGPAVRSDDAVLNRVRERFDATLTLHETEAFAPKRAAHAVRDQFGRETVDRLSVGAATVAAAGAILSYVEETGAGVLASMTRIQAHHGDDHVTLDATTQRNLELTETMQGDRDGTLFATIDHTETSAGRRLLKEWLCRPRRSLETLSRRQESVAALASAALARDELQDALDEAYDLERLASKATHGSADARDLLAVRETLAVLPAIAETIASTPELADSPLSEIVDRPDREAADELREQLAVAIADDPPSTVTQGELFQRGYDDELDEVIDRHEEVRRWLDTLDEREKRQHGLSHVTVDRNRTDGYYIQVGKSVADGVPDHYEQIKTLKNSKRFTTDELEEKEREILRLEERRGDLEYELFETLREEVADRAELLQDVGRTLATVDALASLATHAAENRWVKPSLHRGDRLAIEQGRHPVVEQTTEFVPNDVRLGPAATAAGRERAGGRADEDRDFLVVTGPNMSGKSTYMRQVACIVLLAQIGSFVPAKAAEIGLVDGIFTRVGALDELAQGRSTFMVEMSELSNILHAATDDSLVILDEVGRGTATYDGISIAWAATEYLHNEVKAKTLFATHYHELTGLAENLPRVANVHVAADERDGDVTFLRTVRDGPTDRSYGIHVADLAGVPGPVVDRARDVLDRLREEKAIEAKGGGSNEPVQTVFDVSSGQFRGPANADGGERTRGSRSSPEVSSDAGGPKDALDPEIERLLDEIESIDVNTTPPVELIAKVQEWQDRLPE; from the coding sequence ATGACCGAGGCGACGGGTATCGTCGGGGAGTTTCTCTCGCTCAAAGAGGAGACCGACGCGGACGTGTTGGCGATGCAGTGTGGCGATTTCTACGAGTTCTTCGCGGACGACGCCGAACTCGTCGCCGACGAGTTGGACCTGAAAGTCTCGCAGAAGTCCTCGCACGGGTCGTCGTACCCGATGGCGGGCGTCCCGATCGACGACCTCACGCCCTACCTCAAGGCGCTGGTCGAGCGCGGCTACCGCGTGGCGGTCGCCGACCAGTACGAGACCGACGACGGACACGCGCGCGAGATCGTCCGCGTCGTCACCCCCGGCACCCTGCTGGAGACGAGCGACGCCGACGCGCAGTACCTCGCGGCGATCGTCGACGGCAGCGAACTGGACTCGAACGGGCGCGGATCGGGCCGCGGCGGGTCGGGGCGCGGCCGATCGACGGCCGACGCGACCTACGGACTCGCCTTCGCCGACATCACCACCGGTCGGTTCCTCGTCGCCGAGGCCGAGGACGTCGACGCGGCGCTGACGGAACTGTACCGATTCGACCCCGTCGAGGTGCTGCCCGGCCCGGCGGTCCGATCGGACGACGCGGTGCTCAACCGGGTCCGCGAGCGGTTCGACGCGACGCTGACGCTCCACGAAACGGAGGCGTTCGCACCTAAACGGGCCGCCCACGCGGTCCGCGACCAGTTCGGCCGCGAGACCGTCGATCGGCTTTCGGTCGGCGCGGCGACCGTCGCAGCCGCGGGCGCGATCCTCTCGTACGTCGAGGAGACCGGCGCCGGCGTGCTCGCCTCGATGACGCGCATCCAGGCCCACCACGGCGACGACCACGTCACGCTGGACGCGACCACCCAGCGCAACCTCGAGTTGACGGAGACGATGCAGGGCGATCGCGACGGCACGCTGTTCGCGACGATCGACCACACCGAGACGAGCGCCGGGCGACGACTGTTGAAGGAGTGGCTCTGTCGGCCTCGCAGGTCGCTCGAGACGCTTTCGCGCCGCCAGGAGTCGGTCGCCGCGCTCGCCTCGGCCGCGCTCGCCCGCGACGAACTCCAGGACGCACTCGACGAGGCCTACGACCTCGAACGGCTGGCCTCGAAGGCGACCCACGGCAGCGCCGACGCGCGCGACCTGCTGGCGGTTCGGGAGACCCTCGCCGTTCTCCCCGCGATCGCCGAGACGATCGCCTCGACACCCGAGCTGGCGGACTCGCCGCTGTCGGAGATCGTCGACCGGCCCGACCGCGAGGCAGCCGACGAACTGCGCGAGCAACTGGCGGTGGCCATCGCCGACGATCCGCCGTCGACGGTGACCCAGGGCGAACTCTTCCAGCGGGGGTACGACGACGAACTCGACGAGGTGATCGATCGCCACGAGGAGGTCAGACGGTGGCTCGACACCCTCGACGAACGCGAGAAGCGCCAGCACGGCCTCTCGCACGTGACGGTCGATCGCAACCGGACCGACGGCTACTACATCCAGGTCGGCAAGTCCGTAGCCGACGGCGTCCCCGACCACTACGAGCAGATCAAGACGCTGAAGAACTCGAAGCGGTTCACGACCGACGAACTCGAGGAGAAAGAGCGAGAGATCCTCCGCCTCGAGGAGCGACGCGGTGACCTCGAGTACGAACTGTTCGAAACGCTCCGCGAAGAGGTGGCCGATCGCGCCGAACTCCTGCAGGACGTCGGCCGCACGCTCGCGACCGTCGACGCGCTCGCGAGCCTGGCGACCCACGCCGCGGAGAACCGCTGGGTGAAACCGAGCCTGCACCGCGGCGATCGACTCGCGATCGAGCAGGGCCGACACCCCGTGGTCGAGCAGACGACGGAGTTCGTGCCCAACGACGTCCGGCTGGGGCCGGCGGCTACGGCCGCCGGCCGAGAACGCGCCGGCGGGCGCGCAGACGAGGACCGAGACTTCCTCGTCGTGACCGGTCCCAACATGTCCGGGAAGTCGACCTACATGCGACAGGTCGCCTGCATCGTCCTGCTGGCCCAGATCGGCAGCTTCGTTCCCGCGAAGGCGGCCGAGATCGGTCTCGTCGACGGCATCTTCACCCGCGTCGGCGCGCTGGACGAACTCGCGCAGGGCCGATCGACGTTCATGGTCGAGATGAGCGAACTCTCGAACATCCTCCACGCCGCGACCGACGACTCGCTCGTCATTTTAGACGAGGTCGGCCGCGGCACCGCCACGTACGACGGCATCTCGATCGCCTGGGCCGCGACGGAGTATCTCCACAACGAGGTCAAAGCGAAGACGCTGTTCGCCACCCACTACCACGAACTGACCGGCCTCGCCGAGAACCTCCCCCGCGTCGCCAACGTCCACGTCGCCGCGGACGAGCGCGACGGCGACGTCACCTTCCTGCGAACCGTCCGCGACGGGCCCACGGACCGCTCCTACGGGATCCACGTCGCCGACCTCGCGGGCGTCCCCGGCCCCGTCGTCGATCGCGCCCGCGACGTGCTCGATCGGCTGCGCGAGGAGAAGGCGATCGAGGCCAAGGGCGGCGGCTCGAACGAACCCGTTCAGACGGTGTTCGACGTGTCGAGCGGGCAGTTCCGCGGGCCGGCGAACGCCGACGGGGGTGAGCGAACCCGCGGTTCGCGATCCTCGCCGGAAGTTTCCTCCGACGCAGGGGGACCGAAAGACGCGCTCGACCCCGAAATCGAACGCCTGCTCGACGAGATCGAGTCGATCGACGTGAACACGACGCCGCCGGTGGAGCTGATCGCGAAGGTCCAGGAGTGGCAGGACCGACTCCCGGAGTGA
- a CDS encoding tRNA-binding protein, giving the protein MVENPFDVEIRVGEVLEAEAFPEANKPKMTKLWIDLGEEHGEVQSAAQYDHHYDPEDLVGRQVLCATNLGSVRIAGFKSEALTVGVPGEAEYPVLVEPDKDVPLGGLLF; this is encoded by the coding sequence ATGGTCGAGAATCCGTTCGACGTCGAAATCCGCGTCGGCGAAGTGCTCGAGGCCGAAGCGTTTCCGGAGGCGAACAAGCCGAAGATGACCAAGCTCTGGATCGATCTGGGTGAGGAGCACGGCGAGGTCCAGTCCGCCGCGCAGTACGACCACCACTACGACCCCGAGGACCTCGTGGGACGGCAGGTGCTTTGCGCGACGAACCTCGGCTCGGTCCGGATCGCCGGCTTCAAATCCGAGGCGCTGACCGTCGGCGTCCCCGGCGAGGCGGAGTACCCGGTGCTCGTGGAGCCGGACAAGGACGTTCCGCTCGGCGGCCTGCTGTTCTGA